In Janthinobacterium sp. 67, a genomic segment contains:
- a CDS encoding ABC transporter substrate-binding protein — protein MNLKQKLLVASLVLGFSQAAVAADPIKIGVSGPFTGGSAPMGVSMRDGVKLAVAEINAKGGVLGRSLLLIERDDEAKNERGVQIAQELINKEKVAATVGYINTGVALASQRFYQEAKIPVMNNVATGSIVTKQFADQPENYIFRNAANDTIQSGMIVHEAIENRKFKKVAILADSTNYGQLGREDLEKALDKKGIKPVVVEKYNIKDVDMTAQLLKAKQAGAEVVLTYGIGPELAQIANGMEKLGWKVPLIGSWTLAMGNFIDNAGKNGNGTRMPQTFIQDASTPKRKAFIDAYVAAYKPSGGRMPSAVSAAQGYDSIYLLAAAITQAGGTDGPKVRAALENLNEKVEGAVTTYNKPFSKTNHEAITADLTVFGEVKDGKVVLAK, from the coding sequence ATGAATTTGAAACAGAAATTGCTCGTGGCAAGTTTGGTTTTGGGTTTCTCGCAGGCGGCCGTCGCAGCCGACCCCATCAAGATCGGCGTGTCCGGTCCGTTCACGGGCGGTTCCGCGCCGATGGGCGTGTCGATGCGCGACGGCGTCAAGCTGGCCGTCGCTGAAATCAATGCCAAGGGTGGCGTGCTGGGCCGTTCCCTGCTGCTGATCGAGCGCGACGACGAAGCGAAGAACGAACGCGGCGTGCAGATCGCCCAGGAGCTGATCAACAAGGAAAAGGTCGCCGCCACCGTCGGCTACATCAACACGGGCGTGGCCCTGGCCTCGCAGCGCTTCTACCAGGAAGCAAAAATTCCCGTCATGAACAATGTGGCGACGGGCTCCATCGTCACGAAGCAATTCGCCGACCAGCCGGAAAACTACATCTTCCGCAATGCGGCCAATGACACCATCCAGTCCGGCATGATCGTGCACGAGGCCATCGAGAACCGCAAGTTCAAGAAAGTGGCGATCCTGGCCGACTCCACCAACTATGGCCAGCTGGGCCGTGAAGACCTGGAAAAGGCGCTCGACAAGAAGGGCATCAAGCCCGTCGTCGTGGAAAAATACAACATCAAGGACGTCGACATGACGGCCCAGCTGCTGAAAGCCAAGCAGGCGGGCGCGGAAGTCGTGCTGACCTACGGCATCGGCCCGGAACTGGCGCAGATCGCCAACGGCATGGAAAAACTGGGCTGGAAAGTGCCGCTGATCGGCAGCTGGACCCTGGCCATGGGTAACTTCATCGACAACGCGGGCAAGAACGGCAATGGCACGCGCATGCCGCAAACCTTCATCCAGGACGCCAGCACGCCGAAGCGCAAGGCCTTCATCGACGCCTACGTGGCCGCCTACAAGCCATCGGGCGGACGCATGCCGTCGGCCGTTTCGGCCGCGCAAGGCTACGATTCCATCTACCTGCTGGCCGCGGCCATCACGCAGGCAGGCGGCACGGACGGCCCGAAAGTGCGCGCCGCGCTGGAAAACCTGAATGAAAAGGTGGAAGGCGCCGTCACCACCTACAACAAGCCGTTCAGCAAAACCAACCATGAGGCGATCACGGCCGACCTGACGGTCTTCGGTGAGGTCAAGGACGGCAAAGTCGTCCTCGCGAAATAA
- a CDS encoding heparinase II/III domain-containing protein, which yields MSNFILRDGQGRELMQYASLDTGLRKSWTDYRNAADMRLADIRSCATIAPTSSDYPKPCKVETGHRGTIYESAQLLSMAWLLTEQDKYKQGLLTYVDMLLASPLPAGNEWSMGGRVAAMGLVYDWLFDLMGSENVPAAMGTGSYRSALAQRIKDTIAAENTAVAGDHLVASMCGSKQHLRDTSTVFDCEQKPIYEHWNRTDGPSVAQYYVSGHAFSAVTNMAVGLLAIAEEYPEVVPMIDTAYAHFDKGFMAARAAISADGGHQMGFAYGVSSIPERLLLWRTALDKSSGTPLLQADWQAQLLYPYIYGLRSDSLFPASGDTYDLRVANPLLGQLSRGVASAGDDGVAWSFYREQVGKRTYWNDEILERLFWPAEVAAVPIASLPLARHFRVSGQVVMRDTWDYANATLLDFKSSSFAAQNHQHADQNSFALYYKAPLLLDTGLYDSYESVHWWNYYTRSVAHNTITVYDTADDQTERLMTGTSGLSRDGGQWMQALQQNYPTIDEIKPGGVNALDGIVRYENTPEYTYTSGNASKAYSAMRLDRNNGFVRQVLFLRQPAFWPKPVTVIFDSVRSKRGLPATFLLHTAHDTAANTASTSNLGDGRYKLGYSAGQRRIATVRNGGGMLIVQTMLPENAVVHKVGGLDHDGTQCRQMSPVTANQSMPSSGDCRFMVRRRQADGSDLWFNHPPQKSEQKTTNEDVGVWRLEVTSATAPAVNAPEYFLHALFVANDDGATGTAQPPDARRLAAAANTEALLLGSQLQVLFNRDVAPAARMDWTSPLAAGAILATGLKPGAHYALTSTTAGSAFARSLVEAQEGTGTHLSSDQGVLSIE from the coding sequence ATGAGTAATTTCATCTTGCGCGACGGCCAGGGACGGGAATTGATGCAATATGCGTCGCTCGATACCGGTCTGAGAAAGTCCTGGACCGATTACCGTAATGCCGCCGACATGCGCCTGGCGGACATCCGCAGCTGTGCCACGATCGCACCGACGTCGTCCGACTACCCTAAACCATGCAAGGTGGAGACCGGACATCGTGGAACGATTTATGAAAGCGCGCAGTTGCTGTCCATGGCATGGCTGCTGACGGAACAGGACAAATACAAGCAGGGCCTGCTGACGTATGTCGACATGTTGCTGGCGAGCCCGCTTCCCGCTGGCAATGAATGGTCGATGGGCGGCAGGGTGGCCGCCATGGGCCTCGTCTATGACTGGCTGTTTGATCTGATGGGCAGTGAGAATGTGCCTGCCGCAATGGGTACCGGATCTTACCGGTCCGCCCTGGCGCAGAGGATCAAGGACACGATTGCTGCTGAAAATACGGCAGTTGCGGGCGACCATCTCGTGGCATCCATGTGTGGCAGCAAGCAGCACTTGCGCGACACGAGTACAGTCTTCGATTGCGAGCAGAAACCCATATATGAACACTGGAACCGCACTGATGGACCCTCAGTAGCCCAATACTATGTCAGTGGCCACGCCTTTAGTGCCGTGACAAACATGGCGGTGGGATTGCTGGCCATCGCGGAAGAGTATCCCGAAGTCGTGCCGATGATCGACACGGCGTATGCGCATTTCGACAAGGGCTTCATGGCCGCGCGCGCCGCCATTTCGGCCGATGGCGGCCATCAGATGGGCTTTGCCTATGGCGTGTCGAGCATCCCCGAGCGCTTGTTGCTGTGGCGTACGGCGCTCGATAAATCAAGTGGCACGCCGCTGTTGCAGGCGGATTGGCAGGCGCAGCTGCTCTATCCGTATATCTACGGTTTGCGTAGCGACAGTCTTTTTCCTGCCAGCGGGGACACTTATGATTTGCGTGTAGCTAATCCACTGCTCGGACAATTGTCGCGCGGCGTGGCCAGTGCTGGCGATGACGGCGTGGCCTGGTCTTTTTACCGCGAGCAAGTGGGCAAGCGTACTTACTGGAACGACGAGATCCTGGAGCGTTTGTTCTGGCCGGCGGAAGTGGCGGCCGTGCCGATAGCAAGCTTGCCCCTGGCGCGCCATTTTCGCGTGTCGGGCCAGGTAGTGATGCGCGACACGTGGGATTATGCGAATGCCACTTTGCTGGATTTCAAATCCTCCTCGTTCGCGGCACAGAATCACCAGCACGCCGACCAGAACAGTTTTGCGCTGTATTACAAGGCTCCATTGCTGCTCGATACGGGCTTGTACGATAGCTATGAAAGCGTGCACTGGTGGAATTACTACACACGCAGCGTGGCGCACAACACGATCACGGTCTACGATACGGCGGACGATCAGACGGAGCGTCTCATGACGGGGACGAGCGGCCTGAGCCGCGATGGCGGACAGTGGATGCAAGCGCTGCAACAGAACTATCCGACGATAGACGAGATAAAGCCCGGTGGCGTCAATGCCCTCGATGGCATCGTGCGTTATGAAAATACGCCGGAATATACCTATACCAGTGGTAATGCCAGCAAAGCCTATTCGGCAATGCGGCTGGATCGCAACAATGGTTTCGTGCGCCAAGTGCTGTTCCTGCGTCAGCCCGCATTCTGGCCCAAGCCGGTGACGGTGATCTTCGATAGCGTGCGCAGCAAACGCGGCTTGCCGGCCACCTTCCTGCTGCATACGGCGCACGATACGGCGGCCAATACCGCCAGTACCAGCAATCTGGGGGATGGCCGCTACAAGCTCGGCTACAGCGCGGGACAGCGGCGCATCGCCACGGTACGCAATGGCGGCGGCATGTTGATCGTGCAAACCATGCTGCCCGAAAATGCCGTCGTGCATAAAGTTGGCGGACTCGATCATGATGGCACACAATGCAGACAGATGAGCCCCGTCACGGCGAACCAGTCGATGCCCAGCAGCGGCGATTGCCGCTTCATGGTGCGCCGCCGCCAGGCCGATGGCAGCGACCTGTGGTTCAACCATCCACCCCAAAAGAGCGAGCAAAAAACCACCAATGAGGATGTGGGCGTCTGGCGCCTGGAAGTCACATCGGCTACCGCGCCCGCCGTAAATGCCCCCGAATATTTCCTGCACGCGCTGTTTGTCGCCAACGATGATGGCGCCACGGGCACGGCCCAGCCGCCCGATGCGCGGCGCCTGGCGGCAGCGGCCAACACCGAGGCGCTGTTGCTGGGCAGTCAGCTGCAGGTGCTGTTCAACCGCGACGTGGCGCCCGCCGCCCGCATGGACTGGACTTCGCCGCTGGCCGCCGGCGCCATCCTGGCCACGGGATTGAAACCGGGCGCCCATTATGCGTTGACGTCGACAACGGCGGGTAGCGCCTTTGCCAGGAGCCTGGTCGAGGCGCAGGAAGGGACGGGCACGCACCTGAGTTCAGACCAGGGCGTGCTCAGCATCGAGTAA